A window of Oncorhynchus keta strain PuntledgeMale-10-30-2019 chromosome 27, Oket_V2, whole genome shotgun sequence contains these coding sequences:
- the LOC118359896 gene encoding synaptophysin-like codes for MDVVNQLVATGQFTIIKQPLGFMKILQWIFAIFAFSTCGSYSGMFKMSVECKNRSESDLSIEVEFEYPFRLHQVYFDAPTCKGESPERLFLIGDYSSSAEFFVTVGVFSFLYSMAALSVYVFILEKYREGCKGAQIDFVVTSVFTFFWLVASSAWAKGLSDVKAATDPDKVLLLIEACDEPENRCREVHDPVVSGLNTSVAFGFLNLILWGGNLWFVFKETGWMAAFGGTYAPSQEKAPAPESFGQEGYGQEGYAQQGDAYAGTQGGYQPDYGQGGYTEGGGDYQQGGYEQQPTSFANQM; via the exons ATCTTTGCTATCTTTGCTTTCTCGACATGCGGCAGCTACTCTGGCATGTTCAAGATGAGTGTGGAGTGTAAAAACCGGTCAGAGAGTGACCTGAGCATTGAGGTGGAGTTTGAGTATCCATTCAG GCTACATCAGGTGTACTTCGATGCCCCAACCTGTAAGGGGGAAAGCCCTGAGCGTCTGTTCCTGATCGGAGACTACTCCTCCTCAGCTGAGTTCTTTGTCACCGTCGGTGTCTTCTCCTTCCTCTACTCCATGGCAGCCCTTTCTGTGTACGTTTTCATTCTGGAGAAATACCGTGAAGGCTGCAAGGGAGCCCAGATT GACTTCGTTGTGACGTCTGTGTTCACCTTCTTCTGGCTGGTCGCTTCTTCTGCCTGGGCTAAAGGTTTGTCGGATGTGAAGGCAGCCACCGACCCAGACAAGGTCCTCTTACTGATCGAGGCATGCGACGAACCGGAGAACCGCTGCCGTGAAGTCCACGACCCTGTCGTCTCTGGTCTCAACACATCTGTG GCGTTTGGCTTCCTGAACTTGATCCTGTGGGGAGGAAACCTGTGGTTCGTGTTCAAAGAGACCGGCTGGATGGCAGCCTTCGGAGGCACATATGCACCTTCCCAGGAGAAGGCGCCTGCTCCAGAGTCCTTTGGCCAGGAAGGCTATGGGCAAGAGGGCTACGCACAACAGGGGGACGCCTATGCCGGCACCCAGGGAGGCTACCAGCCTGACTATGGCCAGGGTGGCTACACCGAGGGAGGCGGAGACTATCAGCAGGGGGGATACGAACAGCAGCCCACCTCCTTTGCCAATCAGATGTGA